Sequence from the Macaca fascicularis isolate 582-1 chromosome 16, T2T-MFA8v1.1 genome:
TGTACAcataaaatggtgaattttatatcTCTAGTTTGCTACAATTAAAATATAGTAATGCAAAAATTATGGTCTAGAAAAGCTGTATTCCAAGTATGCCAGTGTTGGGGGAGGTGGACGATGGAActggggagaaagaagagggggcttgacaatttttttttttttttgagacagagtctagctctgttgcccaggctggagtgtagtggtgcgatctcggcccactgcaagctccgcctcccaggttcatgccattctcctgcctcagcctcccgagtagctgggactacaggcgcctgccaccatgcccagcaaattttttttgcacttttagtagagactgggtttcactgtgttagccaggatggtctcgatctcctgaccttgtgatctggccccctcggcctcccaaactgctgggattacaggcgtgagccaccgggcccagccaaatattctattttatatgtaaaaaccCAAAGCAAAAATGACACATTGCTAGCATTTGTAAATTCTGTCACATGGTTCTTTGAAGGCTTCTTACTGTTAAAGAAACTttcaaagtaaaagtaaaaaagtaagaataataaGTGAACATTTTTGTAGAAAAAAGAGGTCTCTGAAGTAGAACTGCCCTGAAGTGCAGGATTTCCCACCCCACACCTCACCCCAAAGCCACCTGCGTACTGGGCACTGAGTGTGGGAGACCTGAGAGCTGATGTTCTGGAGGCTGCACCTGCGCCAGGCAGAGCCTGGCGGGCTAGTGGGGATGGAGATGGCGGGATGCTGTTTCCCTTGACCCAGGGCAGATGAGGCAAAGGCTGGCAGGAAAAGGTGTCTCCGAGAGCCAGTCGCCTTCTCAGGCACCCACTGCACAAGATCTGGAGAGCAGATGAAACACAGGAACCATCCAAACACAGAAATGTGTATTATTAGCAGTGAGAGCAGGCAGTAGAAAGAGTTCTTTGAATTTGCTGATGACAAAATATATTGCCTAatctttctgattatttttttttctttgacctcCCTGCATATCTCTGGAGCTCCCACGGCTACGGGCTGTCTGCCttgcaaaatacatatttacaggCCCTCTAAGCCCAGCTAAATATAGGCTTTCTTTTAAAGCAACTGATGATTTGGAGAAATCTTTCCTCTGTCCCACCCCTTCCCCcgccccccaacacacacaccctgacTCCTCCTACCGAGTCTTCCTCCCCAGTCTCCAAGATGTATCTGAACTTTCCAAGAGCCACTGGAGCAAGTATGGAGAGTGATAGAAAGAAACCGGGTACAGCACAGGGAACCAGCAGCAAGGCAGTCTCCTGGCTGTGAGAGGACCCTAAGGGACCCCTCTCCCTGCAGGGACAATGAGGGGCTTGAGGCACCCACAGGCAGGAGTGAAAAACCCTTTGGGAAGTAGAGAAGAGAGGTCAACCCAAGAGTGACCCCCAAAGATTTGGAGAAGCTGTAGGCAAGGGGTGTTTATATTTCAGAATTTCACATAATGAACCTTAAAAAAAGAGAGCCCCAAAGTCCTGTGAAGACACACATAGAAATACACATCCTAAGCCACACCTGCCCGCACATGCATGCAGGCGCACACCCCTACATGTGCCTGCATACCCTGCAATCAGTAACAGCCAACACTCTGAGCCCCCTTTTAGTGCCTTATGCATTGAGGACCCATTTATTCTTCACGACAACTCTATGAAGTTGGTATATTATCCCCATCTTATAGAAGGAATTTGTTGAAGTCCCTTAGCCGGGGAATGGCAAGTTGGAGATTCTAACAAAGATGGCCCGACTTCAAGGCCTGTGTTCTGCTGTGCTCCATGCACAAAAGTGAGGGGACACCTACGGTTATCTATGCTCAGGAGACAGTCAAGTtgagttttttgaggaaacttagGCTTTGGGAGGGGACATGACCAGTCCACAGTCATTCAGCAAATGAGGGCAGCTAGGACTCAATTCAGACCTCATGAACCCTAGCCTGGTCTGTTTCCTCTAAAACTAGgtatgtcggccgggcgcggtggctcacgcctgtaatcccagcactttgggaggccgaggcgggtggatcagaaggtcaggagatcgagaccatcctggctaacactgtgaaaccccgtctctactaaaaatgcaaaaaattagccgggcgaggcggcgggcgcctgtagtcccagctactcgggaggctgaggcaggagaatggcatgaacccgggaggcggagcttgcagtgagccgagatcgcgccactgcactccagcctgggcgactaagcgagactctgtctcaaaaaaaaaaaaaaaaaaaaaactaggtatGTCACTCCTCAGCTTTCGTCATTCTCCCTGTGAAGAAGTCAGCCAAGGGTCACTAAAGGCCCCTCCAACACTGACATCCTGGATTTGAGGTGTACACACACAAGCATACCTTTCCAGCATCCTAGAAGCAGCCCAAATCCCTGGCAGAGGACAACCCATGAGGGAGAGCAACTGGGTGGGGACCACTGGCTCACCACACAAGGATCCAAGTGCAGGGTCTAGGCCAGCCTCTGCTTAGATGACCGTGGCCAAGGAAAAACCGCTTTTAGAAGCTGAGTCTCAAGGCCCCAGGGCTGGAAAGAGAAGCCAGCCTTGGCACCCAGCCTGGGCCTGTGCCCAGGGCGCTGAGGGCTCGGGACTTATCACTCATCAGGCCTCTCCCTGCCTTCATCACCATCTTTGCAGTTACACCTGGTGTTTAAAACTAGCAAGCCTTGGGGAAGAATCCTAACAGAGCATCTTCCCAAGGGCCCTCATCAGATTTGGGGGTGTGTGGGAAAGCCATGGTGGGGGCCGTTACCAGGAGGAGAGTTGGGGGTGAATTATCTCTGCCTATTGCAGCCTCTGGCCTTTTTAGCACGGGCTGGGAAAGGCATCTCCTCCCCCACACCCTCTCTTCCGTGTCTGAGCCGCTCTTGTCTCTTTCTGGGCCTTCTTTTATCCTCCCAGAGCACAGAGGAGgataagtgacttgtccaaggtcacacagccagtaagcaGTGGAACCAAGATTTGAACGCTGGCAGCCTGGCTCCTAGGTCAACCACGCTATGCCAAGGCAAACGTAAGGAAGGAACTTCCATCCAAAGACCACCAGGCAACTTGGCCATCAAAGTCTCTTCCatgaagacaaaggaaagagaaaggatggTGAAATTATCCTGGAGTGCTTCCTCACCGGAGGAAGCAGGTGAAGATGACAGCCCAGTAAATGAAAATTCGATTTAAAGCCTTCAGTTTGGATGGTAACCCTCTCAAACCCTCCTTGTTCCTATCAGGTGCCATTACTGCTCCAGACAGGCAGAGAAGGGATGGAGGGAATGATACCCCATTCTTCACCCATCTCACAGGCCAGCCAGCTTGGTGCCTGACACCAGAGAACAAGTGACGGTGAAGCACTTATTGCTCCATAAAAGCATCTTTGGGAATTCTGGCCGGGGTGTTGCTCTGCTAACCAGGAGCCCATGAAATAATAATCCCACTGATTAGCCTCAGTCCCCCAAGCTCTGGCTAGCTCCACCCTCTTGAAGCCAAACCCCCTAGAGGGATTTGTTAAAGGGGTTTGTCCAGAGACCCATAAACCTTTGGACAAGGGAGACCCAAGAGAATCCCCGTAATTCCAGTTTGCTCTAAGCTGCTACCGGAAATGCTGGAGGTCCGAGGGTCTCTGGGCCTAGCAGCTGGGCCTcagctcctcctcccaccctcagaaACTGGGGGCTTCCCCACCTGGCCAGAAGCGTGGGCACAGACCCCTTGTGCTGGGACCAGTTAAGATGACTCACCACCAAGGGTGTGGGAGATTCTGGGCAGAACACAGGGGCCTGCGCCCTCCTCCAATCCACACAAGAGCTTCTGAGGACATTGTCCAAACTTCCAAACCCCAGCTGGGTGAGGTTTCTGTCTTCTCTGGACTTCTATATTGGGGTTGGGGGGCCTGTGGGGAGGGGTTTTCAAGACCCCATCTTGAGTTTGGAAATCCAAGTCCCAAAGCTTGCTCCTGACAAGGCCTTCTAAGAAGGGTTAGGAGAGAGGCTTCTTCACCCTGCCCATCCCAAAGTGCACAACTGCGGAGGGGGAATTTTCCTGGACAGCGGGGCAAAGATGCAGGTGGCATTTGGAAAGTCTGAGGTCTGGGTTCATTTCCAGCTCCAGCTCACAACCTAGCTCTTCCCTCCTCCTTAGCACCAGCCTCAGGATCAGTCCTGCCGTTCCTGGCCCCTCCCGATCCCAATATCCAGGGTTCCCAGGCGGCTTCCCCACACCCCATCCCCCACGCTGTACTCTAAGCTCTTTTGCACATGGTAACGCGTTAATATCCCACAAaacccacacacacccctgcagTGGAGCGGTAAGAGGGCTCCCTTTGCCAGCCCTTCCAGGCCAGGGGGGAGAGAGTGGGAGAttaggaaaaggaggaagaggatggaggGGAAGAGGGcgggggaggaggcagaggccgcAGAAAGGCCTGAGATGCAGGAAGCAGCTGGGAGTGGGGGGAGGCTTTGTGCCTGAGTTGTTCTCTGGGTCCTAGGGCCCATTGTGTTCACCAGTTTCTGGGATGTGTGGACTGAACCCGCTCACCTGGACCTGTCCAGAGGGTGGACCCTCACACCCAGGGCTCAGGAAGCACCAGCACCTTAGGTGTGTATGCGGGGGGTGCAGAGAGCATCAAACAGCTTTCTGGGTTGCCAGGACAGGGGATGTGTAGGTCACTgtcaccctccccaccccccacccccaccggaACACAGTCGCCAGGATCCTTTAAATCAGAGACCCAAGTTAGAGCTCTCACTGGGAAAACTTTGGCCCCAGGCCTCTAGAATTCCTGCTCCCAAACCCTTCCTTCCGGTTTGAGACGCAGGAGTGCCAGGGTAGGGGCCTGAAGACGGGTGCACAGCAGACAGGCGACAGGACATCCTCTCCAGACGTCTAAAGGGGCAGTTTTGATGATCCCCTGCTACTTGGATGACGGGGTCCACCTCCTTTCTTCACGACCCCTCCCCCACCATCGAAAGGTCACCAGCACTGGGCCAAGGTTTCACACCTCCAAGGGTGCCAAAGAGTCCCTGTAGTGAagtgttaaaatgcagattcctgggttcAGCCTCTGAGATTCTCCTACACAAGGTTCGAGGGAGAGctcagaaatctgtatttttaccaAGCGCCCAGCGATTCTGATGCTAAAGCCTTGAAGCACACCGAAGAGCTAGCTCCGAGGACCCTGAAGAATGaacctctgcccctccccacagACCCCCCCTCCCCTCACATTGAGACCATCGTGGATGTACTGCCTCCGCCCAATATTTCATGGGGGTGCGGTTCTGTGGGTTGTGATAAGCCGCAGTCAGAGGTTGTGATGGAAGGGTTGAAGACGGCTGGCCAATGTCCGGGGGCAGAGGAAGGCTCTCAGCgaaggctggggaggggaggggatccGTTCgggtggaggggaaggggagggctcACAGGCTCCGGCCCCGGAAATCCGATCCCTTTAGGACCCAGAGGTGCCAGTCCCCCAGCGGCGGCGGCGAGAAGGGCAGCCGCTCGGTCTCCGGCAGCCGCCGCTCGGGCAGAGCCAGAGAAAGACCGAGGCTCGGGGCacgggggggagggagggagggagggaggcgcgGCGGCGGAGCGGCCCGGGCCGGCAGAGCAGCCATGGGCGCTGGGGTGCCGGGCCCCCCGAGAGCCGAGGCCTCCGGCCGGACTGGGGGACGCCCGGGCTGCCAGCCCCACTGACACCGCCTCGGACGATGTGAGCCGGCGACGCCGCGGCTGCTTCGCGGGCAGGGCGCGCGCTCCCACCGGCCCCAGACGCCGCTTTGCTAATTTGGGTGGGGGCGACCGTACCAGGCCGCTTGGGCTTTTGAAGCGGGGCTGGCTGTCTTCGGCAGCTTGACTGGGGGAGGCGACCCACACACAGGGcgcttggagatttttttttttcatttttttaaaaaagcggGATTAACTGTTTTTGGCAGCGGTTTTGGGGGGACCCTAAAAAAGGCCTTCTGGGGTTTCTTTTATCGGGGGGAGGGGGCGGTGGTCCCGACTTGGCCAGCCGCCTGTTGAAGGGGGGGAGCGGGGAGCAAGGGGATGCGAACCCGGCTCCCCCCACCATGATGAAGACGGAGCCACGGGGGCCCGGGGGTCCCCTCCGGAGCGCCTCCCCGCACCGCAGCGCCTACGAGGCGGGCATCCAGGCGCTGAAGCCGCCCGACGCGCCCGGGCCCGACGAGGCACCCAAGGGGGCCCACCACAAGAAATATGGCTCCAACGTCCACCGCATCAAAAGTATGTTCCTGCAGATGGGCACGACGGCGGGGCCCTCGGGCGAGGCGGGCGGCGGCGCGGGCCTGGCCGAGGCCCCGCGGGCGTCCGATCGCGGCGTGCGCCTGTCGCTGCCGCGGGCCAGCAGCCTGAACGAGAACGTGGACCACAGCGCCCTGCTGAAGCTGGGCACCAGCGTGTCGGAGCGCGTGAGCCGCTTCGACTCCAAGCCCGCGCCCTCCGCGCAGCCTGCGCCGCCGCCGCACCCGCCGTCCCGGCTGCAGGAGACGCGGAAGCTGTTCGAACGGAGCGCCCCGGCGGCCGCAGGCGGCGACAAGGAGGCCGCGGCGCGGCggctgctgaggcaggagcgCGCCGGCCTGCAGGACCGGAAGCTGGACGTCGTGGTGCGCTTCAACGGCAGCACTGAGGCGCTGGACAAGCTGGACGCTGACGCCGTGTCCCCGACGGTCAGCCAGCTCAGCGCCGTCTTCGAGAAGGCCGACTCGAGGACCGGCCTCCACCGCGGGCCCGGGCTCCCCAGGGCCGCAGGGGCTCCCCAGGTCAACTCGAAGCTGGTCAGCAAGCGGTCCCGGGTGTTCcagcccccgccgccgccgccgccgcccgccccgTCGGGGGATGCTCCGGCGGAGAAAGAGCGCTGCCCCGGAGGGCAGCAGCCCCCGCAGCACCGAGTGGCCCCTGCCCGGCCGCCCCCCAAGCCCCGGGAGGTGCGCAAGATTAAGccggtggaggtggaggagagcGGGGAGTCGGAGGCCGAGTCGGCGCCCGGGGAGGTGATCCAGGCCGAGGTTACGGTCCACGCGGCCCTGGAGAATGGCAGCACCGCGGCAACCGCAGCCAGCCCCGCGCCCGAGCAGCCAAAGGCCCAAGTGGCCCCGGAGAAGGAGGCGGCGGCGGTAGCGCCGCCAGAGAGGGGGGTGGGCAATGGCCGGGCCCCGGACGTGGCCCCTGAGGAAGTAGATGAATCCAAGAAGGAGGACTTCTCGGAGGCGGACTTGGTGGACGTGAGCGCCTACAGTGGGCTCGGGGAGGACTCTGGGGGCAGTGCCCTAGAGGAGGACGACGAAGAAGACGAGGAGGATGGGGAGCCCCCCTACGAGCCCGAGTCGGGGTGCGTGGAGATCCCGGGGCTGTCGGAGGAGGAGGACCCAGCCCCGAGCCGGAAGATCCATTTCAGCACGGCGCCCATCCAAGTAAGTgagccccccctccccgcccccgcgcCGCCCCTGCCACGTGCACGCGGCCGCCCCCGGCTCGCCAGCCAGCCGGGTTTGGCAGGCTGAGTCAGCCCCTGCCACCCAGCCCCCTTCCCAGAAGTTCCCACCCTCAGGGGGGCGTGGGGGAGTTCCAGCTGTTTGTCAGAGAGGGATTTTCAGGTGTGCGAGGGGGGTGGCCTGCCCCGACCTGCCCTCAGGTTCCTCCGCCtgctgccccgccccgccccgccacTTCGCAGAACCCGTCCTGCCCCACGCAGGTTCTGGGACACCTGCTTTGCCTTCCTCGCCCAGACATTCCTTACTCCAGAGGCTGCCAGAAGCTGGGGCTTGGGTAGCgtgaaaggggtgtgtgtgtccTCAGGAGAGATATTTGCCCTTCACTGGGTAGAGGGGGGCTAGGGGTGCTCTCCTCCTGTATGGGAGCTGGATGGGGTGAGAAAGGGGAAAGCCAGGAACTTCTCAAAACGAAGCTGCAGGGGACGGCAGCCCTTCCTCCATCCTGTTTGCACCCCACCCCAAGTTTGCAGAAGTGAAAGAGGGAAGCAGATCGTGAGGGTGAGCTGGTCTGTGGCCATGTGACTGACTGGCGCCGTGTTCCCTGGGGGTCCCTGCAGGCCAGCTGCCCCATCCTGGTTGCACAGGGAGGGGCACTTTGTGTGGTCCTTGATGGGGAGAGGCCTTCTGCAGGCatggaggggaggaggtggggctAGGATCCCCCTGGGTGCCTGGCAGTAATGGGCATGCCTTTGCTCTTGGCTGCTCAATAGGACAGACTCCCAGGGCCTTGGCAGGCCCCAAGTGTTCTTCCCACATTCTCTAGGAGCCCTGAAAGAGGGATGGGAGCTGCCCCTTTGGGAGTCTCATCCCCACTGCCACTATTGGTGGTTGGTTTGTGGGTTATGCCAGAGCTTGGAGGCCCTCAGAACAGCGCCGATGGGGAGGGGACATCCCCTGGGGGGAATCAAAAACCCCAGGCCACCCCTCCCCCCACTTCCCACCACCCTCCACTCTTGGCTGGCACATTCAGCCTGCAGGGTTCTTTCTCACCACCCCAGGCTCAGCTGCACCCGGCCCCAGGTCCGCCCCATGGAAGTGTCCAGGTCCCTGGACTCTCCTTGGCCTGGACCCTGCCCGGCGTTTACCCTTCCCTAGCCAAACCACCATCTGTTTGCTTGCCGTTTCCATAACTACTCCTGGACATTGAAGCTGCCCAACTTTCCTCTCACTCGACCGGAATATtagcctctctctgcctctctcccacctcccaccccagcagGAGGCCTGAAAGGTTAAAAGTGAGTGGCTGCTCTTCCTCTCCCAGGCCAGTCCCTCCCCTAGGCTGGGTCCTGGGGGGTCCTCTCCCAAccgctttcccctcctgaaggcAGTGGGGTTCTGAAGGGAATGGGGGACTGTACTGTTTCTTGGGACTCTGAAGCAGAGTCTggatccccccaccccacccccactaaTTCTGCAAGCAGCCGGATGCCCTCGGAGATGGAGTGTGGTCTGGGCCTCTGACTGTCTATATTTGACGCCTTACCCTGATTTTTTGGTAAAAAATAGCACATGATTTGGAGCAGTGCTTCCCGGCTCCCTGGTGACTCTGGAGCTGGCCCGCCCTGTGTGAGAGCCAGGGTGTGTGGCGGGCCCGGTGTGGCTGGCTTTCAGCCTCACTGGGGatttcctcctccccaccctggcACAGGGGCcccactttttcttcttcctgccccTGCCTTGATGCCAAGTCCAGGGTCCCGGGCCCCATGGATGACCCAGTTGTTCCCCTTCTGGAGGTGGAGGCCTCTGCTGAGGGCAGAGAACCTAATTCCAGATTGGCCTGGGGGAGGTGGGACTTCACGTAGGGCCCTCTGTTAGACCGGCATATCATGGTGGGCAACCCGAGGAGGGGTAGGAGGTGGTCTGGGGCTTCTGAGCCCAGGCCTGGGATTCCTGCAGGGGGCAGAACGAGAAAGGGAACAGGATTTGATAGGCTGAGAGAAGAGGGCAGGGTGCAGCCCAGGACAGGCTGTGAGGGTGTGTTTTGGAGGTCACAGTGGGTATGTGTGACCCTGTTTGTCAGGGAGGGGTTGGTTGACCCAGGAGACTGTAGAGACTGAAGGATGAAGGGACCCTGTCTCCCAGAGCAGGGGGTGAGAGTCAGGGGACTCCAATGCAAAGTGGGCCAAATCCCACTGCTGAGTCCAAGCTCACACCAGCCCTGTCCCAGAGCCTGGGGCATGTGTGCAGTGGAAACAAAGTCACCGGTGACCCACCCACCTGGCCCAGCTGGGTGCAGTCTCATCCTGCCTGGCCACAGTTTAacccatgtgaccttgggcagtggGCCTGGTGCCCTGTACTATGTGTAAGGTGGGCAGCCTGTTTGTTCAAAGGGTGCAATGGAAGATGAGTTTTAAGGGCTGGAGCCGGAGTTTCTCTGATGCTGTGAAATTGAGCTAAGGGACCAGAGGGGTccctcccacctaagccttctAGTCCTATGAGCaccccctccctctcccactgTGGCAGTGAGCCTCTCTGGTAGGGGGTGGGGATGACACAGAGCAAGCCCAGACAAAGGCTGGGACACAAGAGTGCTGCTGCCTGCCAGGGTGCCCACAAGGTCTGCTCCTGGAGGAGACAGGGCCCTGCCAAGGGCCCTTGGGGGAGATGGGGTCCTAGTCTGACTCCTTGGGGCTGAGACTCAGCCATCTGATAGTACTGCTCCTCatccctccccgcccccgccTGGCTCCAAGTGGTGCCAACCTGTCACTGCAGGCAATGAAGCTTGAGCATGTCATGGTACCCCAAATGGTGCTCATTAACCTCCCACTGGGGGCACCCCTGCCTGGGCCCAGAATTAGACATTCCCATAGAGCCCAGCCCCACCTTCTCTGTCCTTCCGAGAGGGTCAGAGCTGAGGAATTCCCTTTTTTGCTGAGACACGGGAGAGAGACAACAGAGGGGTACAGGAGATGCCAAGGCAGGGCTGCCCTTGGAGCCCCATGGCACCTGGGTTCACTGTGGGTAGTGTCAGAGGCCGtcccctcctcagtctcctgggccCCCTAGCACATGGGGGACAGGGGGTGTAACTCAGAGCTGCAGTTGTGGAGGGAGAGCAGCCTGGGTGTGCAGGCCAGGCCGCAGGGCCCAGCTTTTTCCCCTGCTCCTGCCACCTGAGGGGCTCCTGGGGGTGGAGGGCCTGCCTTTTCTCCACAGGGATAGAGGTGGTCTTTCCTGCTTCCCTCCCCTGCTCCAACATCCACCTGAGTGGCAACTCAGAGCCAGTCCTGGGTACCTCTCCCCTTCCACCCCTCCTGCTCCCCTCACCCTCTGCTGTCTCACACCCGCTCCCCCCTCTCTCCCCATCTGGCATCCTCCAGCATCTTCTctatcctctctcccctcctcctcttcccctcttctGCTcagcctgttccttcctctctgtgtctgtctttgtgTCCCCTCTCGCCTATCTGGCTCTCTAGGTCCTATCTCACTTTCTCTCTATCTGGGTGTCTGGGTTCCTGAGTTGGACGTTTCTCCAGGATTCCCCTTCTGTGCCTATGGCAGATCATGCTCACGCTGGTTGGAGCTGCAGAGAGAAGAACAGTGCGGGTCAACCAAGGCTGGGTCCCTTTCTGTCTTGAACCTGGGCTCCAGAACTATAAGGGCCTTTGTTTTGCTCAGAGCTGGGGTCTCTTGGGGCTGGGCGAGGCCTTATCTCAGGGCTGTCATGGGGAGGCATGGGGTGGGTAACTCggcctgcctcctcagcctcctcatgcCAGTTCTGCCCTTGTCCTCCTGCCGGCCTTTCTGACCAGCTGCCTCCCTCCCCAGGTGTTCAGCACCTACTCCAACGAGGACTACGATCGTCGCAACGAGGATGTGGATCCCATGGCGGCCTCTGCTGAGTACGAGCTGGAGAAGCGGGTGGAAAGGTTGGAGCTGTTCCCTGTGGAGCTGGAAAAGGGTGAGAGGCCAGGAGGCCAGGCCACTTGGGCACAGCTGGGGTTGACCCGGGTCTCATCTCTGGTGCCAGCTCCTGCCCTGTGCCCTCAGGGGCTCCCACAGACTTGCTGGGCCTCTCCCTCTGACTCGGGCCCTTGGTGACCTTCCCTGCTTCTCCCTTGTCGGCACCCAGAGCCAACAGGGACTCGGACCCAGGCCAAGCCACACCCCCACCACCCCAGTCATGGAACCACATTTGCACATTCAGTTAACAGGTCTCTGTAGGGTATTGTGTGCTAGGTCCTAGGCTCTGTGTTGGGGACACAGTGATGGGCTCTTGGGGAGATGGATGGGGAAGGCAGACATGGAAGGCACAGTCACATCTAATTGCACCCTTAGGTGCTGGAATAGGG
This genomic interval carries:
- the PPP1R9B gene encoding neurabin-2, producing MMKTEPRGPGGPLRSASPHRSAYEAGIQALKPPDAPGPDEAPKGAHHKKYGSNVHRIKSMFLQMGTTAGPSGEAGGGAGLAEAPRASDRGVRLSLPRASSLNENVDHSALLKLGTSVSERVSRFDSKPAPSAQPAPPPHPPSRLQETRKLFERSAPAAAGGDKEAAARRLLRQERAGLQDRKLDVVVRFNGSTEALDKLDADAVSPTVSQLSAVFEKADSRTGLHRGPGLPRAAGAPQVNSKLVSKRSRVFQPPPPPPPPAPSGDAPAEKERCPGGQQPPQHRVAPARPPPKPREVRKIKPVEVEESGESEAESAPGEVIQAEVTVHAALENGSTAATAASPAPEQPKAQVAPEKEAAAVAPPERGVGNGRAPDVAPEEVDESKKEDFSEADLVDVSAYSGLGEDSGGSALEEDDEEDEEDGEPPYEPESGCVEIPGLSEEEDPAPSRKIHFSTAPIQVFSTYSNEDYDRRNEDVDPMAASAEYELEKRVERLELFPVELEKDSEGLGISIIGMGAGADMGLEKLGIFVKTVTEGGAAHRDGRIQVNDLLVEVDGTSLVGVTQSFAASVLRNTKGRVRFMIGRERPGEQSEVAQLIQQTLEQERWQREMMEQRYAQYGEDDEETGEYATDEDEELSPTFPGGEMAIEVFELAENEDALSPVDMEPEKLVHKFKELQIKHAVTEAEIQQLKRKLQSLEQEKGRWRVEKAQLEQSVEENKERMEKLEGYWGEAQSLCQAVDEHLRETQAQYQALERKYSKAKRLIKDYQQKEIEFLKKETAQRRVLEESELARKEEMDKLLDKISELEGNLQTLRNSNST